taatataaaaggaaatgtaaaaaacattttgaaacaccaaaaaagaaaaacgtaaagaaaaaaaagagacagagggagtagatTAGTAAATTACAGATGAGGACTAATCCTATGTGTGTGCGATAAAGATGATTGACTTTTATACATAACTCATTTAATGATTGAGAtgtttttcatatttttattgTGTTTAATTTGTCTAATACTTCGTAGCATTTAGACTATCGatcaaaatatggtttatgcactcatgtgcacaatgctcactgtgcaccctgtTTTTAAATGAGCATATAGTTCAAATATAAAGAACATATAAATCTTTTGGTGAGAAGTTAGGAGGATAAAAGGAAATGCCACGCTCCGCGTGTCACGAAATATGGGGCGTTCTAATCGAAGGCTCATACTTTTCGGCCTTATTAATACTCAAAGAACATATAGctaatgaacatatagttcaaatcctTAGAACATACAGTTTAAATATGTTactagtacatgtacattgaaatcattctccatgctcattagattttcaataattATTCAACAtggtgcacaatgagcactaTGCACCCgagtgtataatccaaattgcgctATTCGATAGAGATACACAGAAAAATCATTTACGTTAATAAACTCATGAGCTCCCTTGTAGAATAGAGATATTAAAGGAGCGATTTTACCTAGCCTAATCTCTAaagcattttttttcttttgccaaTGTAGTTTCCTCATttaaatacaattttttttaaaaacggaTTAGTTGTTAAATGAGAATCTGAACCATGTGCTTGGACCGCATAACACGAATCTAGTGGGACATTCCTTGCTAAAGCCCTAACATGAACGCACTATATGTAGCGGCAGAGCTAGAAATTGTACGTTAGGGGGGCGAGAAAAAAAATGAAGCTAAAATGGGGGGACAAGGAAAAAAATGAAGctaagaaataaatatatagttGTGGGTAAAATTCGAATCCTTGACCTAAAGAATCCACACTTAATAAAAACAACAATAACCACCAAGACAAAGAGCATTTAGTGATATATTCATGTACTAATTACTACTTATCtctcttttaatttattttttaaaaatggaGAAGGGGGGCGGCCGCCCCCTGCTTGCACCCCCTCCCTCCTATGTGCTTTAGGCACCAATCCACCACAAGCACAGTCCCATTGCCATCTCCAGACTTTAAACACGACCAAGTCATGCCAAGGTCTCAGGTTCGAGCCTTGGGTATGGAAAAATCTCAATTGGAAGGGAtgttgcccatcgaggtacccatgcaaacacGTGGGAGATTATTCCACTCGTCGAAGGCGGTGGAAACTCCTCatagtaaaataaaaaataaaacgggTACCGTTTACATCTCCATAATATCCTTTTTCCATTAGCTTTAGCAAATATACAACTGAAGTAGCAGCAAATAACTATTTCAGCAGTGTTTTGCTACTGGAACACAAGACTTCTGCATAAAAACACAAATCTTAAGGATGGATATTCATCAGTACATATGCTACAGTCAAGTAGCTAATCAAAATTTCCACaccaaaaaaacaaacacaactcgCACAAGCACTTCTTTTACTCTTTTTTCCCTCTTCTGTGGGAGGGTGTTGTCAGATAACAGCAGTAGTTGGTTTTTGGAACTAGTCAGAACATTAAAGATACTAGAGGATTGGAATTAACCCACATCAAAATTATATTCTCGGTCCTAATACGCGGGGTATTTAGTTATTTACAGTAAATATGTAAATGTGTCAAAGATTAACAACTGTTGGTATCATGACCATCACTCAGTTTCAGTCTCTATTGGTGTTAAGATGTTGCAGTGAACAAGGGAACATAGGATTCTGAGGAATATTAGCTTCATTACACTTCTGAAACACCTCCTCCCGTCTCAGCATGTGTCCTGCACAAAAATTATGGATTTAAAAGGCAACACAAAAATCAGGGGAAAAAAGTTGCACAGTTTTGTAGTGAACTAGCAAGGGGAAGGTGGGAGTGAGCTATGCATAATTAGTTGTTGGAATAAGCTTGAAGAAGAAGGGCGACGGTTAGTTAGACCAAGGAATGCTATATAAAGGGGAGATTAGTGAGAGAGAAAGCAAGCAGAAATATACAAAGGGCCGTTTGATTATGTTTAGCTTTTGTTTAGAATCCACTGTCCAGCCACTCGAATTTCTAGATTGAATTTGACAATTTAATCGCGTCGAAGTACAATCGGCTATCGTTTCCCCCAAATTTCCTCATTCtcattttattttgaatttccAGTCTATTCCAGTTTTATTGCATCATGTTCCCATCCAACCCAAAGAAAGCTCGTTTGACATCCAAAATTCCATTTCATCCCACTTTGAATTACTTCATATCTTGTCATTCAAATGCCCAAGACcattaaggctccgtttgtttTGACGGAAAATATCTTTTCGGAAAATGATTTTCCCAATTTCCTTTGTTTGATTTGTAAGGGTGGAAAATAACTTTCGCTATGGGAAAAATCAACTTTCCTTTTGAAAAGGAAGCCACATTTTCCACTCTAATCCCTTACATTTCCTTTTCTCCCCTCTCATTTCCACTTCTTTTTCTTCATAATTTTTTCTTGTAAggaaacaaacaaaggaaaactattttcccttgatgttttcctttgaaaattgttttccttGGAAAGTCATTTTCCTTTGACATGTTTTCCATTGGAACGAACAGAGCCTAAGAGTATTAATTTAATAGTACTGTAGATTGGAACACAAAACAAAATCACATCTTTTATGTGACAGAAGAGTTCATCTATACATTCCTGGGAAAACATCATCTTTTCCATGTTACTGGACTGTAATAGAACAGCAGGCCAATAGTCTGACATAAGGAGAAGAAGACTTACTTGTGCTCAGATGGATTTGGCATAAGTTCATAAACGATATTCACTGCAAAATCCCTCTTCAACTGAAAGCCATTGTATAAAAAGAAGTATTAGTCGAGTAGCCAGGAAGACAAAAGATATAGCCTAAAAATAAGCAATCAATGAATGCTCTTTATTTTAGCAGCAGTAATACCTGAGTTGCTTCACCCTTCAAGCCTATGTAATGTATCTGACTTGTGTCCGCACCAAAGTTGTCAGGGAAGTGCAAAGTCAAATTTCCCACACTCTGAAATTTAGAATACCTGTTCACATAGCCTCATGCAATGTCAGATCTTTAATTGCAAAGCAAGCATGAAAGGTGATGAAGACAATGGATTCACATATAGGCATATAGTAATCACGGAATTCGAAAATAGTTGTACTAGCTACCAATACTTGACAGAACACCAGTTCCTTAAAGTAAAAATCTAGTCATACTGAACAGAAGTTTTGACTTACCCCATTGAGTATAAACAACTTGCTAATTTCCAAGGCATGCAAAAGACATAAGACCTCACTGGTGAGATGGTGGGAAAATACAGTGAAATAAGGAGTTACAAAGAGATCTACTGATGAGATGACAGCATTACATCAAGCTTTTCACATAAGTCGTGAAGTGCTAGCAGAATTTTAATGATAACAGTAACCACCAACAAGGGCTGTTAGAGTGTTGAACATATGCACAAAATATATTGAATATGGTGGAAGAAGTAAAAGTATTCACGAGAACAATACGCAATATGGTTGGTGGGAGAGGGAACTAACCAAAAGGCTTAttgaaaaccaattagttagctAAATGATACAGGAAACAAGAAATAAGTTGCATTTCCTTGTACTAGCTCTTTCATTCATGAAAGATAACAGGTAACTGCAAGGTAATTGTGAGCTAAAAGTAAAAAACTAGCCACATTAGTAGCAAAATGAGACAGGAAGCGGAAGACAGATTCCATTTAGATGGCTCTAGCCAACAATTACCTAGAGTCCTAGACTaatgtgggggggggggggacagcAAGATTTTCACCTGGTTTGATATTCCAATGCTCCTTGCAGGTTCTCAGCTAAGTCCCATTCCTTGAGACAAGACCCTAGTTAGAAAGAGGGGGGGAAAACCTAGAAAATATTAACATAAATCTTGACCTTAACATATAAATACCTGAACAGCTTGCATACTTTGAGCATCAGAGAAATCAATGCCTTCTCGATTGATGAACCTAAAGGGAGTTACCAAGATTATAACATTAACTATAGTGGCAAAGATATCAGTGCGAAAACAAATTAAGCATAAAAAGCTTTGAGATTTTCAAGATGTACAACAAAAATATAGGACTACTTTACTTTCTCTGTGAAACTCCATAGTTGTTTAGGTTGGTTACCAAAACTATTAAAATATTCAAACCCTTTCAATGTTCAATTGTGAGCCCAAAATGTTTTAGCCTTTTAGGTGTAAACCGTGTAGCATTATACAAATTCTATGTGTGCCTTTGAAATTTGTAAATGTCTGAGTCGTCTTCCAAAATGAGTGGCTATCTAGCTAGTCTAGGTAAAAAAGAATTCAAAATTAACTTATTAGTTTGAAATTATGTAAGTTATAAATTATATGGTGAAATAATCAATGTACACGCACTAATGCAACTTTTGCTTAAGCAAGCCAGTAAATACAGTATGTTTAGACAGTTTAAGTTTGAGAATTACTTCCTATTAATACAGCACAAGGAAACAGTGAAAAGAATTACATACAGAAGAGGTGATATGGCAGAGTGGCAGACTGTTCTTAGATGGAAACAGCTAATGTAAGTCTAAATTCCTTCACAGCCAATGTATAAGAACCAACACAAGAACAAGGAACCAAGGTTGGCAAGGTATATGGAGAGCAGGCTGGAAAGAAGGTTTACTCTTCATAGCTAAGAAGCCCAAAGTGCTAAATACGGAGTGTACTGAAAGTAAGATGATACTCCGTATGAAATATGAAAGTTCCTTCTTTCACCTTTTTCTCTTCTAAATtcgaattattaattttatatttattgaAGATTTAGATTTTCAGAGTGGAGAGCTAAACAAAGGAGATAGTATTCAACTATCCAAAACTTAAGGTAAATAGTATAAGAAGAAATTTCCCTGAGGAACTACGAGCCTCCACGGAACTGAAGAAATCTTGGGACATCAGTATATTAACACCCTGGATAACGAATGTCCCCAACAGGTATTTCTCATTTAATTTCACTACGGAGAACTTAAAGGAACCAACACTAGTATGAGAAGAATGTGTCAGGCCGGCCAGCCTATTGGTTGGTATGTCCAAGAGGATCTAGCAGCTTCATAATGGATAATAGATAAGGTTATTGATTTATGCGTCTAACTCTAAGGCTCGCCTGGAATAAGGGTAGAAACTAAGGGGGTACTATGTCAAGGGATAATGATTCCAATGTAATAATTCACGGGGGATCTTTTCCTTTCTCCCAGGTTTGGTTTCATTACTGGAGTAACTGAAAATCCTCCACACCCTTCCACCATTTCCCAGCAAACATTCCAGTGTGACTAAATGGAAAGAGgaaggagagaaagaatttgggGGTAATACATTACTCTGGGGGGTGGGTAGGTAACAAATACCCCCATTTTTAGGGGAAAAGAATACCCCTGTAACTTACTATCTTCAATCCAGGCTGTTAAAATAACCAGAATTTGTACTTCCTCAATTTTTCCACTCCCATTTCTCTTGATCCAGGCGTGCCCTAAAGAGTAAAATACAACAGCAAATAGGCAAAATCTTTTTCCCTCCAAAAGTTGgacattaaaatgaaaaaagaaaatataaagtGGACAATATTTACTATCCAGAGCAGTCGAACAGAAGTGCACAACGATAAGGTGGAGTGAGGGCAAGATATAAGCAGTCCATCAGAGCTCTCTACTAACTTGCGTGGATAAGCAAGAAAGCTCATCAGATGATGATGTCTCTAACTATAGAAAAACATGTTTCCATGGAAGCTCCTAGAAGGTAATTGATGTAGGAAACAGCAGCAGTAACAAACATCATATGGTATCAAGCACTTACACAGTTACACCATTcgatcatcattatcattatcattaccccagtgcctcaaagaggctcccgcaagaagcggggtaagggcaGTTACACCATTCCCTTTAATATAAATAGAAACAACCACTTCAGCAATCCATCACAGACAATTGAGTGTAAAATTCCCATCAGGAAATGTTGGAACCCAACAATTTATCCTTTTCCCAATTTTGCAAAACTAACCATGCACCACTAACAAACTCTTGACAACCCCAAAcctatttactccctccgtctcattTTAGTTTCTCCATTTGACCCACAAAGCTCTCACAAAAAAATAGTCAAATGGAGCAAGTAAAACGAGACGGAGGGAATATTAATTACCCCCACAAGAATAAACCTCAAGAAGGTTAGGGTGTTGATGCTTGGTAGTCAAAATTTTATTGGAAGAGGTTAATTCTAACCAGGAAAATGACATATCATTATGCAGCAATACCATTGTCCTATTAGAGTAGTAAGACAATTAGTAATCAGTTCACCATGGAAGGACAGCCCTGAGTGAATAGTTTCTTATGAAAGTTAAAAGAGGAAGACTTATTGATACATCAATATATAAATTGACACCTTTGATCTACAATAACACAAATCATAAGATAACCGCCAGTCAGCACTTAGACTACAAAGGCAAACCACAACGACCGTATAAGAAAAGCTTACGCTCTCATCTTTGAAGGACTAGTTCCATCAGCACCACCAACAATTGATATGCCCTTAATCTTGACATCAGAAGTGAATCTGACAGTAAAGTTTCCATAAGTTAGCATAAATAGTCTTACAGAAAACCCCGTAAGAAAATATTATGTTACTTACGGGATGAAAACAATCAATTCAGGATCACCGTCATTGCTTTCCAAGAATGCCTGGTGCAATTAAGAAGACTTGCATTAAACTACATGCTTGCTAAGAGCCTAAGACATCTAGTGCACTAATGATAGATAACAAATTAAAGTCAGTGAAACAAGAAGTGCCATGATTAGCAGAAAGATACCATGAATCAATTACGCAGAAAATAAACACCCACATGGCCACACCCCTCCATATGCAAGGATGATATCAACAGGGCTATTACATCACAATACCTAACTACCTAACTATATGCCATCCTTGCCACTTTTATCCCTGATAAGTCAATACAGCATAAAATCTTCAGCATAATTGAATCAACCCCGAATGGCAATCATATTCTCGTTTTTCTCTCTAGTAAATGTTGAATATGTTTCATGGAAGTATGGAACTATAGGAAAGCTGTGTGTGCATGGCCATTGCCTACAAATTGCAAGCCTAAAATCCATACTTGCTGGAAAATTTCAGATTCAGGAATTAACTGCAACCAGCTACGCACTCATTTCACACATTTTAAGTTGCAAGAATTTATATTCTCTCTTTAATCAGATACGCCTCTGTCTCATTTTATTTCTTACTGCTTAACTTTTACTCAAAATTTGAGGATAGATTTGTTAGAGAACACAAATGCAAGGTAAAATTAAGTATAATTGATTCTTCTTCGACTACCCTTTTGTAGGACTATAGTTTTATAAGTTTCATTAATTTATAAGAATCAATAAAATGGGTCAACATTTGGTATAAAATAAATGTTTGAATGTAGAATCTATTAAGGAACTAAACTGAGGTGGCACACTCCCCAGAAGTGTATAGAAAGGCACGCCTAGTATCAAGACGATAGGGGGTCAATCAATTCTATTGGTCCAGGAAAGGCAATTTCAAAGACGAGCACCGAGGCACAGCTGAGGCACACTAAGGCTTTAATAAGTAACACCAGCTTGTCATATCAAACAGGAGAGGGGGAAAGAAGCAACTAAGCAATGCAACTAATAATACTTAAGGTCATTTGTGCTTAGAAGTTAGAACAAGAAATCAGAGAAGTAAATGGATCGAGATTTTAAAAGCAAGCACTATGCCTTAGATAACAAGTCATTTAGAAACAATACTACAATAGGACAAAAACAAATATAAGCATGTCATAGATGGACCAACATTGATACTGAAGTACTGAACAGAGTAGCCAAATAAAGAATTTAACAGCAATGCCCAACATAGATTCATGGTGTCACTGTGTCACAATTCAAAACATTTATTTTTGATGTATTTACCCCTGCAGAGTTTAGACGCTGCTCCCATGATCTGAACACTGACTTTGCACTTCCTTGAATCGCCTCATTCAGAGCAGACACCTGCATAAAACTTGCACTTATGACATATACTTTTATGGACAAGTGAACACTGTAGCAATGTTTAGCTGAGTTTGCATAGCTATTCCAAGTCgaacaacaaccagaataaACCAAATTAAGAGTCAATACAAGTCTTTCATTTGTCATGGTCCTCACATAGTGCGCCAAATGCCGAACTGTCAATTGTCAACCAAAAAGTCCACATGTTCACACACAATCAAATAACAAACGTGTTTGATGTTGACTCTGAGAGAAATTTAGAAATAATAAACAGGTACGACTCTTAACAGCTGCAATCCTTTCACAAGTGCATTACACTCTAAACATCAAAAATTTCCCTTGTGTCTACCAAAGAAGGTCCACATGCCAACATGTTTAATCTCAAGAACTAGAAAATGTACTGTTTGATGTATGACTCAATCAACTCAGATGGACTTTGACAAGTGGACTATATTATACTTATCGACAAGGAGATTTTCACCCTCGTGTCTGTAAACAAAAGAAATAAGGGTTCACTTAGCATGTAATCTGACACAAAAGAATCTTCAATCCCATAGACtttttgtagtttttttttttttttttttaaaggaaaaatcAAAGACGACTTCAGAATCTCCGCTTGCAATCTGCCAATAGCATTAGTAAATACTTCAGGCACTATTCCTATTTTTCCTCTGAGCCAGATAACTCAAAAATACTTCTAAATAAATGGACTGATAATTTCTAGCATCGATTAGTATCAACGGTTTTGCTCGGAAACTGTTATGCGATATAAGTTGTTTTAGGGAAGTAGCAATGATGAACTATTCTAGCCATTATAATAAAGCTATTTGACTACCTAAACATCACAGTATTCTTTCTTAACAAACTCAAAGCATAAAATCAGAACATATTTACGTGAGTTCCAAATCACTCATTTCCTTGCTCGGAACGCTATCATAAGTCACTATTCTTACTAATAGTCCTGGAAAAGCTAAGGTATAAGCTGGTTAGCTTAGTTGTATGCACCTAAGAACAAATTCCATATTAACTACAATACGTTTACCTCAAGTCTCATTGACTCATTGTAAATGCAGTCCTAAGCCTCTTATGGATAAATGTTCAACTATGAAATCGCTCGAACAATACCCCCATTTCTACTACATACAGGCAACAACAATTTCATCTCAATCTTGACCCCTTAATCTGACTAAATGTAGGCTCGGGAAGGATTAAGAAGTATTCTATATTCAATGAACAGCCAAGTAGGTGGGGACATAACCTAACAAGCAAGCAATCATACATGACCCACCTTTGTGGCTTTCCAGACTGGGTCCGGCAATTCGAATTTCGTCCATGATCATCTCTTTCAAAAGTTGATACTAATATGACATTCCTAAATTTTTCAAACTTCCAGACCATATACGTCTCAAGCCAAAAATAGTTAAATACACACCCAGAAAACATATTTACACAACTCCTTAAGAAATCGGCACATGCTAAACCCAGGTGTATGGAGAGTAAATTTTACACAGtgaaaagcaaaaaagaaataaacctACAGATTTCCtgcaaaaaagaaataaacctACAGTTCACACTTCAGCTCATTCAGCTGCACAGCTGCTACATTAAAGTTTGAGAACCCAGAACACAATTTCCTGCTCGAACTTTAAAACCTCATTGAATTCCCAAATAGTTTAAGTAAACTACGGAGTATCAAACAATCAAATGATCACATTTTTAATCCCAAGTAAAAATGGGTATTTAATCCCAAGTAAGATGAACACATTTTTATGAGACATAAATAAGAAATTTTATACTAATGTGACATTTtagaacccaaaaaaaaaaaaaacaaatgggtATTCCATAAACAACACttaaatttttgaaattttaagaACTTTGAACAAAAAAATCGAACTAGGTATGCTGTAAAAATCACTAAAGCGGCAGAAAAATCAACGGTAGGATTTACAGGGTGAGTTTGAGTATGAAATTGAAAGCAGAAAAAGGGGAATGAATGGGAATTATACCTTAGGGAGGTCGATGTGTTTGTAAAGAGACCAATTAGTTGAGCAATCGTGATCTTCGCAGCTATGATCATGTACGCATgccatttctctctcctaaattcAATCGGAATTGAGCTCTGAACAACAGAAGAAGGTTGGAGTTGATAATAAGCTGCCAAATACAAGTACGGGGTACTGAACTCGTAATATTCTTCTGCAAGAAAAGAATTGCGATGTAAAACGCACCGTTTTACTCCGTTAAAAGTCGTCCAGATTCGATTCCAGGAATTGTCTCAAAAACATTTTCGATTGGCTATTGCACAT
This sequence is a window from Spinacia oleracea cultivar Varoflay chromosome 1, BTI_SOV_V1, whole genome shotgun sequence. Protein-coding genes within it:
- the LOC110789255 gene encoding uncharacterized protein, whose protein sequence is MACVHDHSCEDHDCSTNWSLYKHIDLPKVSALNEAIQGSAKSVFRSWEQRLNSAGAFLESNDGDPELIVFIPFTSDVKIKGISIVGGADGTSPSKMRAFINREGIDFSDAQSMQAVQEWDLAENLQGALEYQTRYSKFQSVGNLTLHFPDNFGADTSQIHYIGLKGEATQLKRDFAVNIVYELMPNPSEHKTHAETGGGVSEV